The genomic segment GGTGGTACCCGCTCCGGTGTCTTCGGAAACCATCGGCATGGTGGACACTGTTTTTCATATGTTTTCCCGCGATGACGACATCGTGGTCGAGGCCTTTGACGACCCGGACATTCCGGGAGTCACCTGTTACCTGAGCCGCGCCCGCAAAGGGGGCGTCAAAGGGATGATAGGTGTGGCGGAAGATCCATCTGACGCCTCGATCGAATGTGTCTGCACCGGTGACATCACCGTGCCCGAAAAAATCCGAAGTGGTAAGATGAACGGAAAGAGGGTCTTCAAGAAAGGCACTTCGCTGGTCTTCAAATCCATGCAGGTCGTCCGTTTTTATGACAAAAAACGAAACGTCATCGTCTACATGGTCTACAGTGATCGGATGGTTGAAGGATCACCAAAAAACAGCATCACTGTGGTTAAAGTGCAATAAAGCATTCGGAGGAAAGCTCGTGAGTGAAGATGAAGTAACACGCCTGGTGAATGACGTGATGTCCAACCCGACTTTGGTCGATGAAGCCAAGGGAATCAAGGATCAGGCTGGAATGGCAGAATTCGTGGCAGCCAAGGGATACTCCCTGACGGACGATGAACTCAGCCAGCTCTGGACCATGGCCGTCAATTACATGGGCGTGCAGGGATAACGATTTTTCCCTTCAAAAGACAGTGAGAAACGGACGGGATACCCTGTCCGTTTTTTTTGCGCTTATTAAAATTTCCACAACACAC from the Pseudodesulfovibrio sp. JC047 genome contains:
- a CDS encoding CreA family protein codes for the protein MLAFLVCMVVPAPVSSETIGMVDTVFHMFSRDDDIVVEAFDDPDIPGVTCYLSRARKGGVKGMIGVAEDPSDASIECVCTGDITVPEKIRSGKMNGKRVFKKGTSLVFKSMQVVRFYDKKRNVIVYMVYSDRMVEGSPKNSITVVKVQ
- a CDS encoding Nif11-like leader peptide family natural product precursor codes for the protein MSEDEVTRLVNDVMSNPTLVDEAKGIKDQAGMAEFVAAKGYSLTDDELSQLWTMAVNYMGVQG